In one Palaemon carinicauda isolate YSFRI2023 chromosome 25, ASM3689809v2, whole genome shotgun sequence genomic region, the following are encoded:
- the LOC137618885 gene encoding uncharacterized protein → MYQLQEKLSPHLYGFLPQRSTLHCLAELYSRLSSKSVVAFLDLKSAFDIANRDIILDQLVEFGVRGNLLKWINSYLSNRKSRVFFKGVCSSYEKFEHVTPQGGVLSLFLFNILMHRVLFLLAAIPGTTVTCYADDVCIHSTTHRDLQRVLQDFYRSCTSCGLILSPDKKAESSLRRISETCQCSLWVGILYLTAHSIHIKVHQSGLPLLYLCDNEFTPWCKTFLIDSSLGSLPSSGLPPGPQIIYGPTKGKARANNKCWL, encoded by the coding sequence ATGTACcagttacaagaaaaactttctccccatttgtatggctttcttccacagaggagtactcttcactgtttagctgaactctactcccgattgtcctccaaGAGTGTAGTTGCCTTCCTAgacctcaaaagtgcttttgatatagccaacagagatataattcttgatcagcttgtcgaatttggtgtcagaggaaaccttctgaagtggataaacagttatctcagtaacagaaaatcacgTGTTTTCTTTAAGGGTGTATGTAGCTCCTATGAAAAATTTGAGCATGTCACACCTCAGGGCGGTGTATTGagcctttttctttttaatatacttatgcaccgtGTACTGTTTCTCCTCGctgctatccctggaaccactgtaacctgctatgctgatgatgtctgtATCCACTCCACTACCCATCGAGACCTTcagcgtgtccttcaagacttctacaggtcctgtacctcctgtggcctcatactctccccagatAAAAAAGCAGAGTCTTCTCTGCGCAgaatctccgagacctgccagtgttcattatgggtgggaatattatacctcactgcacacagtatacatatcaaGGTTCACCAGTCAGGATTACCCCTGCTATATCTGTGCGACAACGAATTCACCCCATGGTGcaaaaccttcttgatcgactcGAGCCTCggttcactcccatcaagtggcttgccaCCAGGGCCACAG